The following proteins are co-located in the Chaetodon auriga isolate fChaAug3 chromosome 23, fChaAug3.hap1, whole genome shotgun sequence genome:
- the LOC143316251 gene encoding uncharacterized protein LOC143316251 isoform X1, giving the protein MSGILKRKLEEGPAPYLSLQGSDDDEVSCSDSGNSSDSLNHPVPSGLLDSTLQQQSKRLRGRTVHFESVTVYYFNRRQGFTSVPTQGGSTLGMSPRHSGVKRFTLREFAMEQKQSHWNMLRDHLKEEKLNAIKLKLTKNGTVSSTEADTLTLDDISEDDLDVDNTEVDDYFFLQPLTTRRRRALLRSSGVRRIDVEEKHELRALRMSREECGCRCRGICDPETCACSLAGIKCQVNGTVVDRMSFPCGCTKEGCSNTTGRLEFNPVRVRTHFLHTIMKLELERSREEQQHHHHHHRQQQQQQQQPEQQLVTNGNGYHGDSSLVQPQQQQPNLQFPLMSGAPHVPIMHLQSTGDTDPRLDEEEEEEEEEEEEEEEEEEEEEDEEDEDDEAYEEDEDGSSVCSGLSDCSTHSLETIDPEDGEEDEEDEEDDDDDDDDEEEEEEDWDCSLHGTGPPPYSVPLPSVLSYSNNALMGLSNPFHSAASMQHYQTDGSVSAAAAFLGENAAVTPTLPTVETALESEINTEPRCHTEQQSDPCHFPDPTEPPPPQTCSHADTRESGAAPAGAAGEQQLPTDLQNNPDHHDSQTEAPAGSAEQAEEGTRQGDADQTNASRSDST; this is encoded by the exons ATGAgtgggatcctgaagaggaagCTCGAGGAGGGCCCGGCCCCTTACCTGTCCCTGCAGGGCTCTGATGACGACGAGGTCTCCTGCAGCGACAGCGGCAACAGCAGCGACAGCCTGAACCATCCCGTCCCCTCCGGACTGCTGGACT CCACTCTCCAGCAGCAGTCAAAGCGACTGCGAGGCCGCACCGTGCACTTCGAGAGCGTGACCGTCTACTACTTCAACCGGCGGCAGGGCTTCACCAGCGTGCCCACGCAGGGCGGCAGCACCCTGGGGATGTCGCCGCGGCACAGCGGGGTGAAGCGCTTCACCCTCAGGGAGTTTGCCatggagcagaaacagagccACTGGAACATGCTGAGGGACCATCTGAAAGAGGAGAAGCTCAACGCCATCAAGCTCAAA ctgacTAAGAACGGCACCGTGTCATCCACGGAGGCGGACACCCTGACGCTCGATGACATCTCCGAAGACGACCTGGATGTGGACAACACGGAGGTGGACGATTACTTCTTCCTGCAGCCTCTGACGACCAGGCGGCGCCGCGCCCTCCTGCGGTCCTCGGGGGTCCGACGCATCGACGTGGAGGAGAAGCACGAGCTGCGCGCCCTCCGCATGTCCAGAGAGGAGTGTGGGTGCCGCTGCCGGGGGATCTGCGACCCGGAGACCTGTGCCTGCAGCCTGGCCGGCATTAAGTGCCAGGTAAATGGAACTGTG gTGGACCGCATGTCCTTCCCCTGCGGCTGCACCAAAGAAGGCTGCAGCAACACCACAGGACGCCTGGAGTTCAACCCGGTGCGGGTGCGCACACACTTCCTGCACACCATCatgaagctggagctggagaggagccgcgaggagcagcagcatcatcatcatcatcatcgtcagcagcagcagcagcagcagcagccggagCAGCAGCTTGTAACCAACGGCAACGGTTACCATGGCGACTCCTCCTTGGtccagccgcagcagcagcagccgaacCTGCAGTTTCCACTGATGAGCGGTGCGCCGCACGTTCCCATCATGCACCTCCAGAGCACAGGCGACACGGATCCGCGTctagatgaagaggaagaagaagaggaggaggaagaagaagaggaagaggaggaggaggaggaggaggaagatgaggaggatgaggatgacgaaGCGTATGAGGAAGACGAGGACGGCAGCAGCGTCTGCAGCGGGCTGTCGGACTGCAGCACGCACAGCTTAGAAACAATCGACCCcgaggacggagaggaggacgaggaggacgaggaagatgacgacgacgatgatgatgacgaggaggaagaggaggaagactggGACTGCTCGTTGCACGGAACGGGGCCTCCGCCCTACTCGGTTCCTCTTCCCTCAGTGCTGAGTTACTCTAACAACGCCCTCATGGGCCTCAGTAACCCGTTCCACAGCGCCGCGTCCATGCAGCACTATCAGACAGACGGCTCCGTGAGCGCCGCCGCCGCTTTTCTGGGCGAAAACGCCGCCGTCACCCCCACACTCCCCACAGTAGAGACGGCCTTAGAGTCCGAAATAAACACAGAGCCCCGCtgccacacagagcagcagagcgaCCCCTGCCATTTCCCCGACCCCACCGAGCCCCCGCCTCCCCAAACCTGCTCACATGCAGACACCCGTGAGAGCGGCGCTGCCCCTGCTGGCGCAGCCGGCGAACAGCAGCTCCCCACAGACCTCCAGAACAATCCAGACCATCATGACTCACAGACTGAGGCTCCGGCGGGGTCTGCGgagcaggcagaggagggaaCGAGGCAGGGAGACGCCGATCAAACAAACGCGTCGCGCTCAGACAGCACCTGA
- the LOC143316251 gene encoding uncharacterized protein LOC143316251 isoform X2 → MSGILKRKLEEGPAPYLSLQGSDDDEVSCSDSGNSSDSLNHPVPSGLLDSTLQQQSKRLRGRTVHFESVTVYYFNRRQGFTSVPTQGGSTLGMSPRHSGVKRFTLREFAMEQKQSHWNMLRDHLKEEKLNAIKLKLTKNGTVSSTEADTLTLDDISEDDLDVDNTEVDDYFFLQPLTTRRRRALLRSSGVRRIDVEEKHELRALRMSREECGCRCRGICDPETCACSLAGIKCQVDRMSFPCGCTKEGCSNTTGRLEFNPVRVRTHFLHTIMKLELERSREEQQHHHHHHRQQQQQQQQPEQQLVTNGNGYHGDSSLVQPQQQQPNLQFPLMSGAPHVPIMHLQSTGDTDPRLDEEEEEEEEEEEEEEEEEEEEEDEEDEDDEAYEEDEDGSSVCSGLSDCSTHSLETIDPEDGEEDEEDEEDDDDDDDDEEEEEEDWDCSLHGTGPPPYSVPLPSVLSYSNNALMGLSNPFHSAASMQHYQTDGSVSAAAAFLGENAAVTPTLPTVETALESEINTEPRCHTEQQSDPCHFPDPTEPPPPQTCSHADTRESGAAPAGAAGEQQLPTDLQNNPDHHDSQTEAPAGSAEQAEEGTRQGDADQTNASRSDST, encoded by the exons ATGAgtgggatcctgaagaggaagCTCGAGGAGGGCCCGGCCCCTTACCTGTCCCTGCAGGGCTCTGATGACGACGAGGTCTCCTGCAGCGACAGCGGCAACAGCAGCGACAGCCTGAACCATCCCGTCCCCTCCGGACTGCTGGACT CCACTCTCCAGCAGCAGTCAAAGCGACTGCGAGGCCGCACCGTGCACTTCGAGAGCGTGACCGTCTACTACTTCAACCGGCGGCAGGGCTTCACCAGCGTGCCCACGCAGGGCGGCAGCACCCTGGGGATGTCGCCGCGGCACAGCGGGGTGAAGCGCTTCACCCTCAGGGAGTTTGCCatggagcagaaacagagccACTGGAACATGCTGAGGGACCATCTGAAAGAGGAGAAGCTCAACGCCATCAAGCTCAAA ctgacTAAGAACGGCACCGTGTCATCCACGGAGGCGGACACCCTGACGCTCGATGACATCTCCGAAGACGACCTGGATGTGGACAACACGGAGGTGGACGATTACTTCTTCCTGCAGCCTCTGACGACCAGGCGGCGCCGCGCCCTCCTGCGGTCCTCGGGGGTCCGACGCATCGACGTGGAGGAGAAGCACGAGCTGCGCGCCCTCCGCATGTCCAGAGAGGAGTGTGGGTGCCGCTGCCGGGGGATCTGCGACCCGGAGACCTGTGCCTGCAGCCTGGCCGGCATTAAGTGCCAG gTGGACCGCATGTCCTTCCCCTGCGGCTGCACCAAAGAAGGCTGCAGCAACACCACAGGACGCCTGGAGTTCAACCCGGTGCGGGTGCGCACACACTTCCTGCACACCATCatgaagctggagctggagaggagccgcgaggagcagcagcatcatcatcatcatcatcgtcagcagcagcagcagcagcagcagccggagCAGCAGCTTGTAACCAACGGCAACGGTTACCATGGCGACTCCTCCTTGGtccagccgcagcagcagcagccgaacCTGCAGTTTCCACTGATGAGCGGTGCGCCGCACGTTCCCATCATGCACCTCCAGAGCACAGGCGACACGGATCCGCGTctagatgaagaggaagaagaagaggaggaggaagaagaagaggaagaggaggaggaggaggaggaggaagatgaggaggatgaggatgacgaaGCGTATGAGGAAGACGAGGACGGCAGCAGCGTCTGCAGCGGGCTGTCGGACTGCAGCACGCACAGCTTAGAAACAATCGACCCcgaggacggagaggaggacgaggaggacgaggaagatgacgacgacgatgatgatgacgaggaggaagaggaggaagactggGACTGCTCGTTGCACGGAACGGGGCCTCCGCCCTACTCGGTTCCTCTTCCCTCAGTGCTGAGTTACTCTAACAACGCCCTCATGGGCCTCAGTAACCCGTTCCACAGCGCCGCGTCCATGCAGCACTATCAGACAGACGGCTCCGTGAGCGCCGCCGCCGCTTTTCTGGGCGAAAACGCCGCCGTCACCCCCACACTCCCCACAGTAGAGACGGCCTTAGAGTCCGAAATAAACACAGAGCCCCGCtgccacacagagcagcagagcgaCCCCTGCCATTTCCCCGACCCCACCGAGCCCCCGCCTCCCCAAACCTGCTCACATGCAGACACCCGTGAGAGCGGCGCTGCCCCTGCTGGCGCAGCCGGCGAACAGCAGCTCCCCACAGACCTCCAGAACAATCCAGACCATCATGACTCACAGACTGAGGCTCCGGCGGGGTCTGCGgagcaggcagaggagggaaCGAGGCAGGGAGACGCCGATCAAACAAACGCGTCGCGCTCAGACAGCACCTGA